CATATCGCCAGGCGACCAGCGTCATCAGACCGGAGACAGGCTGGCTGGATGAAAGCGGCGACGACGAGGCCGCCACGCCGCGGTGATTCAGGGTTATGCCGATACTACTGGCCTGCCACGCCCCTTCCCCGGCAGCCTGTACCACCAGCGGGAAAAGTAACAGCCAAAGCAGTTTGCGCATTATTTACCTCCAATGGTTGCCGTCATGCGGATGTTACGGTTATCGGACAGCTCCATGTTCGACAGCACCACCAGTTGCGGCAGGCTGCGGCGCAGGAAGCGCGACAACAATGGACGCAACGCATGGTTAACCAGCAGCACCGGCGGCGCACCCAGCATTTCCTGGCGGGACAGCGCCTCCTGAGTTTGCGCCAATAGTCGATCGGCAAGGCCGGGTTCCAGTCCCCCACCGCCCTGGAGTGCCTGCAGCAGCAGGCGTTCGAGCGCGGTATCGAGGCCAATCACATTAACTTCATGATTACCCGGGAACCACTGCTGGGTGATGGCGCGCCCCAGCGCCACGCGAACCACCGCCGTGAGTTCATGCGGATCGCTCTGCAATGGCGCATGTTCCGCCAGCGTTTCCAGAATAGTGCGCATATCGCGAATTGGCACTTTTTCGTCCAGCAGGTTCTGCAACACTTTATGCAGCGTGGTCAGGGTCACCACGCCCGGCACTAAATCTTCGGTCAGCTTCGGCATCTCCTGCGACACGCGATCCAGCAGTTGCTGCGCCTCCTGGCGACCGAACAGTTCAGCCGCATACTGACCAATCAGATGGTTCAGATGGGTGGCGACTACTGTACTGGCCTCCACTACGGTAAAGCCCTGAATCTGCGCCTGCTCTTTTAAGGCACTTTCAATCCAGATCGCGTCCAGTCCAAATGCCGGATCCACTGTCTGTTCGCCCGGTAATGTCCCCGCCGCCGTGCCTGGGTTTATCGCCAGCCAGCGTCCCGGATAGGCGTCGCCGCTGCCAATCTCCACCCCTTTCATCAGGATGCGGTAATGCGCAGGTTGCAGATCCATATTGTCGCGGATATGCACCACCGGCGGCAGAAAGCCCATGTCCTGGGCGAACTTTTTACGGATACTGCGGATACGACCCAGCAGTTCGCCGTCCTGCTGAAAATCGACCATCGGGATCAGGCGATAGCCCACTTCCATGCCGAGTGAGTCTTCCAGTTGCACATCGTTCCAGGTGGCTTCCACCACTGAGTTGTTTTCCGCAACTTTAGTCGGTTGTGGCTCGACAGGCGCCTTCTGCTCACGTCCCCGGATCCACCAGGCCAGTCCCAGCAGCGCGGCGGTAAACATCAGGAACACCAGGTTTGGCATGCCCGGCACCAGGCCCAGCAGACCCAGAACCGCGGCGCTCAGCAACATCACGCTCGGATTACTGAACAGTTGCCCGACCATCTGCTCGCCGACGTCCTGATCGGTACTGACGCGGGTGACGATGACGCCCGCCGCGGTTGAAATCACCAGCGCGGGGATCTGCGCCACCAGACCATCACCGATGGTCAACAGGGTATAGCTTTCCGCAGCATGCCCCATGCTCATCCCATGTTGCAGCACCCCCACCAGCAGACCGCCCACAACGTTAATCACCATAATCAGAATACCGGCGATGGCGTCGCCACGAACGAACTTACTCGCACCGTCCATTGAGCCATAGAAGTCGGCTTCCTGAGTCACTTCAGAACGACGCTTTTTCGCCTCATCTTCACCGATAAGGCCGGCATTAAGGTCGGCGTCAATCGCCATCTGTTTACCCGGCATCCCGTCAAGAACGAAGCGCGCACCCACTTCAGCGATACGCCCGGCACCTTTGGTGATAACCATAAAGTTGATGATGACGAGAATAACAAACACCACGATGCCGATAGCAAAGTTACCGCCGACCAGGAAGTGACCAAACGCTTCAACGACCTTGCCCGCCGCCGCCGCGCCAGTGTGCCCTTCCATCAAAATAATACGAGTGGAAGCCACGTTCAGCGCCAGACGCAGCAGCGTAGTGAACAGCAGAATGGTCGGAAACGCGGCAAACTCCAACGTGCGCTGGGTGAACATCGCCACCAGCAGCACCATAATCGACAGTGCGATGTTAAAGGTAAACAGCAGGTCAAGGATGAACGCCGGCAACGGCAGGACCATCATCGACAGGATCAGCAGAATGAGGATTGGCCCGGCAAGGATCTGCCACTGCGTGGTTTTCATGTTGTTGGGCAGGCGCAGCATCGCAACCAGATTAGCCATCGGTAGTCTTCTCGTTCATAAAATCCAGGGCTTCAGGCACTGGAAGATTTGCAGGTTGTGGTGGACGTTCCCCACCGGCGAGCCGCCAGCGTTTAAGCTGCCACACCCAGGCCAGCACTTCCGCGACGGCGGCGTACAGTTGTCCGGGGATCTGCTGACCAATCTCAGCATGGCGATAAAGCGCACGCGCCAGCGGCGGCGCTTCAAGGGTGGGAATTTTGTTCTCGGCACCGATCTCGCGAATGCGCAGGGCCACAAGTCCGGCCCCTTTCGCCACGACTTTCGGCGCGCTCATCTTATTTTCGTCGTATTGCAGCGCCACCGAATAGTGAGTCGGGTTGGTGACGATGACATCGGCATTAGGGACATCACTCATCATGCGTCGACTCGCCGCCTGGCGCTGCATCTGCCGGATACGCCCCTTCACATGAGGGTCGCCTTCATTCTGTTTAAATTCGTCACGGATATCCTGGCGTGACATGCGTAATTTTTTCAAATGGCTCATGATCTGGAAAATCACGTCGAATCCGACCATCGGGATCACCCCCAGCACCACCAGCAGCGCACACAGCCCAACGAGATCCAGCGCATTGCCCATCGCCGCGCGCGGTGACTCCGCCATCAGGCGCATCATCTCCGGCCAGTTATGCCACAGATACATCGCCGTCACGCTGCCCACCAGTGTGGATTTCAGAATGGCTTTCAACAATTCCGCCCCGGTCTGCGCGGAAAACATGCGTTTGATGCCTGGCAGCGGATTGAGCTTGGAAAATTTGGGTTGCAGTGATTTACCGCTGAAGACCAGACCGCCAAGCAGAACCGGCGAGATCAGCGCCACCAGCACCACGCCGGTAATCAGCGGCAGCAGCGCGATCATCGCTTCTTTAATCAGCAGAATAATTTGCCCGAGGATCAGATTAGGATCATTGACCATGCTGTGGTCAAAACGCAGTCCTGCCGACAACATGCCCGATAATCGTCTGGCCAACGACTCGCCGCCAATCCAGATAATGCAGACGCCCACCAGCAAAATGAGCAGTGAGGTCAATTCTCTGGAACGGGGGATCTGCCCCTCTTCCCGCGCTTTCTCAAGTCGGTGGGGTGTGGGGGCTTCTGTTTTGTCGTCGTTGTCGTTTTCGTCTGCCACGGCCCGCATCTGTGATGATTTACAATAGGGCTCATTGTGCCCTTCCCCGCGCGAAGCAATGCGGAGAACAAAGGGGTGATTCCCCGCTTTTTTGACTGTTACCCCTCTCAGCAGAGTATTTTCAGAATTTATTTAGTCTTAATCTGGAATCTATCTTTTGACGCTGAGGACAACATAATGATTGACAAACCCTCAAAGAGAAAAATAAAAACTCAAAAAGACACATGACACTAACAATACAAAACAAATAAAAAACACAGGTTAACACATTCATTTCTACAAATAAAAAATACATCAACACATTAAATTCAGTGTTTTTATTTTATAACCCCATCTTACTTAACCCACTTTATATATAGACATTATAAATATAAAAAACACATTTCATCGCGCAATCAAAAGGATTATTTTAAGTAACCTAAAACCATTAAACGATGGCAGAGTCAACAAACAAGCCCACTGTGTTGCTTAATAACAAAGTGACGGGATATGAACGTTAACATATGGAGATTGCGATGCGTTTAACACCACTATTAATAGCAGCTTCGCTATTATCACTCGCCTCTATGGGGAGTAGGGCAGATGAGAACAATGCAGGTACTATCCACTTCACCGGTGAAATTGTTGATCCAAGTTGTACTATAACGGGCGATAGCGGAAAAGACAGTACCGTATATCTTGGTTCTTTCGCGCCCAGCTTTTTTACCGGTAACGGTGGTAAATCCGACGATGCCGCATTTACCATTACGTTGGCTGGCTGCCCAGTGGCAACCACAGGATTAGATCGTATTCAGTTAACATTTAAAGGCATCACCATCGTCGGACACGATGACCTTCTGGCACTTACGGCCGGCGGTGCCACTGGCGTCGGCATCTCTGTTAGCACTGAAGCAGCACCAACAACAAACCTCAACCTGACCGGCGCGGATGGCCAGGTGTATATTCCACTGCAAGCAACATCAGCCGATATATCCCAAAATTTCGTCGCCCGCTATGAATCCTATGATGCGACGCCCATCACACCCGGAAATGCGTATGCAGATATGACAGTCAATATTTTGTATCGCTAAGTCGCCTCTTTAATTATCAGATGATAGCCTGCCCCGTGGCAGGTTATCTTCGCTATGCGTTGAGAAAATAAAATGAAGGCACCGTTGTTACTTATTCTATTAACGACATCCAGTTCCCTCTTTTCCCTGGGAAGTAGTGCAGAAGGCATTCAACTGGGCCGTACACGCGTGGTATATGACGCCAATAAAAAAGAGGCAGCCCTCCCACTTATCAATACGGAAAAAGAATTGCCCTGGCTTGTTCAGTCATGGGTTATGAATGCAGATAATAAAACACGGGCACCTTTTATTATCACACCACCACTGTTTCGTTTAGACCCGAAGTCCGGACAAAGCCTGCGAGTCATGCGCAGTGAAACGATAGCCACAACAGACAGAGAATCACTTTATTATCTGATTGTCAGAATGATTCCAGCCCGTGACCGTAAGGATGAACAGTCTAATGCTCTCCACCTTATCTACAGGACGCAAATTAAGTTGTTCTACCGTCCTTCGGGTCTGAGCGGGACGCCAGAAGAGGCGTGTCAAAACCTTCGGTATAGCCAATCAGGCAATCAACTACGAATCGAGAATAGTAGTGCGTTTTACAGCGTTTTTGATTCTGTACTGGTAGGAAACACACAGCTAAGGACAGCAGATATGGTTGCCCCTAAAAGCAGTGTCTCACTGACATTCGATGCCAAAACGGCAGCGCAGAGTGTTTCATGGCGCTGCATCAACGACTATGGCGGAACGACCGATAAATTTACCACGTCGTTGAAACCATGAATAACCGCGCTCAGCCACTAAGCCATTCCTCCAGCCGCGCTTTTGCCCCCTTATTGCACGGGCTGAGTGGTTTATTGTTCTTGAGTAGTTCTGTTCTCTATGCCCGCGATTTTTATTTTCAACCCAACTCCCTTGAAGGTGGCGAAAACACACCACAGACGACCAACCTGGCGATTTTCGACAACCCGAAGGCTCAGCTCGCAGGTAGCTATCCTTCACACATTCTGCTCAACGACAGAAAAATCCAGGAAAAAACGCTGGCTTATGTCAACGCCGAAGACGGAAGCCTGGTTCCCCTGCTTACCCCGAAAATGCTGCGCGAATGGGGAATCAAGGTGGACGACTACCCCATACTGGCATCCGAGCCTGCCGATAAGCCCCTGAAACACGATCTGGGAACTTATATTCCTGCTGCAAGTGCTGTTTTTGATTTTAAATTACAGAATCTGCATCTCAGCATCCCCCAGATTGCGGTTCAGAAAGTGAATGCGAACGCTGTCGATCCCTCACGCTGGGATGCGGGCGTTCCGGTGCTGTTTGCTGATTACGCGTTTAGCGGTCAGGATAATCTCGCACACACTCAGGGACAGCACAGTAATCAATATTTGAATCTTCGCAGCGGCGCGAATCTGGGGGAATGGCGTCTGCGCAACTATGGCACCTGGTCAAATGCCGCGGATAATCAGGGCTGGCAGAATATTGCCACGTGGATACAACACGATGTGCAAACGTTAAAAGCGCAGTTTATCGCCGGTCAGAGCAGCACGCGTGGAGAAGTCTTCGATAGCCTGCAGTTCAATGGTATTAACATCGCCTCTGATGACGAGATGCTGCCAAACAGCGAAAGAGGCTATGCACCGACGCTCCGCGGAACGGCCTATTCCAATGCCGTGGTGACCGTCAAACAAAATGGCTACACCATTTATCAACAAAACGTCGCCCCTGGAGCTTTCGAAATCAACGATCTGGCAGCCTCCACCAACAGTGGCGATCTGGAACTTAGCGTACAGGAAGCGGATGGCTCGGTGCGTACCACCATCCAGCCTTTTTCCAGCATTGCGCTAATGCAGCGCCCTTCTCGCCTGCGTTTTGAAGCCACTGCAGGCCGCTATCGGGCAGACAATGGCAGCAACGACAAAGAACCCGAATTTGCTCAGGGCAGTATCATTTATGGAATCAATAATACATTCACGGCGATCGGTGGTTTAACTACCGCACAAGACTATAACGCTGTCAACGCGGGAATGGGCATTAGCCTCGGCAACTGGGGGGCGATCTCCGCGGATGTCACAGCTGCACGAAGCGTTCTGGATTCAGGTAACATCAGCAGCGGGCAGTCATGGCGAGTCCTGTACACTGGGGATTTCAACCCAACCAATACGCACTTTTCCCTTTCAGGCTACCGATACTCAAGTGAAGGTTATTACAGTTTTGTGGAAGCCAATCAACACCAGACGAAAGATTCATCAGATGAAACGCGGGATCATAAACGTAATCGGCTGCAACTCAATATCAGCCAACCGGTGGGCGCCGGAAATATTTATATCAACGGCTATCAGCAAAATTATTGGAATAATAGCCGTCGTGATAGCTCCCTTTCTGCAGGTGCAAGTTACAGCCTGATGGGCATCAGCTACAATCTCTCTCTCACCTGGAGCACAACCAGCAATAGCGAGGACGATCGTTCACTTTATTTAGGGTTAACGATTCCCCTAAGCCACTGGCTACCTGATAGCTGGGCAACCTACAGCCTTAACAATAATCAGCACGGTGCAACCACGCAGAACGTAGGGCTGAACGGTTCGCTACTGGCCGATAACCGCCTGAACTATTCGCTTCAGCAAAGCCGCAGTAATCAGAGTCCTCAGGACAGCAGCAGCGTATATAGCACCTGGTATGCCCAATACGGCAGGCTCAATGCCGGTTATTACACGGCGTCAGATGGCTCGCGCCAGCTCAGCTACGGTGCGAATGGCGCACTGGTCGCGCATCCTCGTGGCATTACGCTGTCGCAACCCCTCGGTAGCCAGTTTGCGATAGTCGATGCCGACGGCGCACCCGGTGTCAGTTTCCAGAATCAACGCGGGATCCATACTGATATGTTTGGCAACGCCATCATTCCTTCCATTTCAGCTTATCAGGAAAATCACATCAACATTGATACCACTACGCTGCCAGATGATGTCGACAGCAGTAATACCTCATCAACAGTGGTCCCTTCGCGAAACGCCGCCGTCGTGGCGCATTTCAGTGCTCGTCGGGGTTATCGCGCGCTGGTTACGCTGGTGCAATCATCAGGACAACCGCTGCCCTTTGGTACGATGGTGACCTCAGAAGATGGTCTGCTCAATGGCATTGCCGATGATCAGGGCGTGGTCTATCTCGCCGGACTCAGCGGTACCGTCACGCTCAAGGCAAAATGGGGAAATCAGGAGCGGCAAAGGTGTATCGCAACGATTACAACCGGTGAAGAGATTCCCCAGAATACGGATGCCGCCGACATCAAGCGCATGACGGCGGCTTGCAAGCAAGGAGGTTAAATGAAGCAATTTCGATGGGCCTGGCTTTTCACCCCACATCGTCTGCACGTACTGATTTTGTTGAGCGGGCTACTTCCCGTATTGCAGGCATTCGGTGCAACCACCTATCTGAGTGGTTGCTTCCCCACCAAGGGCAGAGTCGATGTCCCGCTCAATTACGACCTGAGCGCGGAGGATAACTACGCCGGGAATAGAATCCAGCCAACAATAAGCTTTGTATTTCCCTCGGATCCGCATGCAGCGCAGTGCAGTTCGTGCCCTGGGGTGACAGGTACAACCACCGAGAAGATCTACAGTTACCGTACCACGCCACTGCCTACCGGCCGAACGGCTAAATATGGCAAGCTCACTAACAACTTAGATATCCAGATATCAGCCTTCTCCGATACCGTCTCGGGAGGAGGTACCGCTTATCTCCTCGAAACCTATCCCAATCAGTCGCCCACAACCAGTCTGTTCGAAGGCGATAATAGCGAAGCGACGCAGTCACTTTGCGCAAACAGTCCTGTAGCCGGCAATCCTAAGCGTTTATTCAACTGGAACAAGATAAGTCTCTCGTTGTATATCGTTAACCCGATATTCGGCATAGAAACCATTCCGAATCAGCTACTGATGTCCACCAGCGTATGCATCTTTTACGGCTCGGGGTCGTGTAACTTCAGCAAAGCCAGTGTCGCGTCGGAAATGTACATCTCTGGCGCTATTAACGCACCGCTCAGTTGTACGATAAACGCAGGGAGTACGATCAATGTCGATTTTGAAACCCTGGCCAGTTCTAATTTTACTGCGCCTGGAGCCGTTCCTTCAGGATTCACGCTGCGTGATGTAGATATCAAATTCCACTGCGACAGTACCGCTGTCAGTAATAGCGACAAAATAAAGCTGACCCTATCCGCCGATCAGGGCGTTAACGATACAGGCACAGGATTCATTGCCAAAATGATAGGACGAGACGACATTGGCGTAAGAATGTATGACAGCAATGATAATGGCATACCGCTGGATGGTAGTGCGGACTTCCCCATTGTGTTAGATGGCAACGGCGATGGTCATATCCAGATGACCGCCGCACCGGTTGCCACAACCAGTAATAAACCCGATGCTGGCCATTTTGAAGGCAACGTCACGGTAAAAATGGATATCCGTTAACTGCAAAGTGAACAATGGCCCCGACGGGCCATTCAGACTGCTGACAAAGAAGGAAAAAGCGTGTTTTCTCCTTCTTTGTAGTAAGCAGATGAAAATCAATGAATTGATTTTCCTTATTTTTTACTGGGCGATATCTGCTCGCCCAGTATCAACAGGAGATTTGTCATCACTCTCAATGGCCCTTGAGGGCCATTGTTCTCAAAAGCCTAAACTATCCAGCAGGTCGTCCACCTGGTCCTGGCTGGCGACAACGCCCGCTTTGGTCGCATCGACCTGCGGACCATTCAGCAGGCTTTCACTTTCGCGTTTGGGTCGAGAACTCTGCTCTGGAATATTTTCCAGTAGTACCATCAGCAGCTGACGTTCAATCTCCTGAATCACATCCATCATGCGTTTAATCACCTGACCGGTCAGATCCTGGAAGTCCTGCGCCATCATGATGTCAAGCAACTGTGCGTTGGTGAAACTGGTATGCCCGGGCACATCGCCGAGGTATTTTCGAGTGTCTGTCACCAGCTCGCGGGCGTCAGAGAGCTCAATCGGGTTTTCAAACCACTCGTCCCAACGCTTGCTCAGCGCCTTCGCCCCTTTCTCCATCTCGTCCTGATGCGGCTGAGAAGCCTCAACGCTGTTCAGGGCGCGCTCAGCCGCCTGCGCGGTCATCTGTACTACATAGTCCAGACGGTCACGGGCATCAGGAATGGCTTCTGCCGCTTCGGCAATCGCCTGGTCCAGTCCCAGTTCGCGCAGACTGTCACGCAGCATACGGGTCAGGCTACCAATGCGGGCAATGATATCCCCGGCAGAATGTTCATCTACGGGTTTAATCTGTGGTTGCATCATGGTCAGCCCCTTACATGCCCAGTTTCTCAAAGATTTTATTGAGTTTTTCTTCCAGCGTCGCCGCCGTGAACGGTTTCACTACGTAGCCGCTGGCCCCGGCCTGCGCCGCGGCAATGATGTTCTCTTTCTTCGCCTCTGCCGTGACCATCAGCACCGGCAGTGAGGACATTCCGCTGTCCGCGCGAATGGTTTTCAGCAACTCGAGACCGTCGATGTTCGGCATGTTCCAGTCGGAAATGACAAAACCAAACCCACCTGCCTGCAGTTTATTCAACGCATCCGCGCCATCTTCGGCTTCTTCCACGTTGTTAAATCCCAACTCCTTAAGCAGGTTACGCACGATGCGACGCATGGTGGAAAAGTCATCCACAACCAAAAACTTAAGCTCTTTATCCGCCATAAAAAATTACTCCTGATTCAAATACGTATTGCCTGTCCGGCACTGATTTTCGCCAGCATCTGCTGGCTAACCTGACTAAGATCGACCACTTCGCTGACGCCACCCATATTGATGGCTTCGCGCGGCATGCCGAACACCACACAACTTGCTTCATTTTGCGCAATCGTCCAGGCGCCTGCCTGGTGCATCGCTAACATTCCGGCGGCGCCGTCGTTGCCCATTCCCGTCAGGATCACCCCGACAGCATTGCGCCCCGCATGAATCGCTACCGAATGAAACAGCACATCCACCGACGGCCGGTGCCGGTTAACCGGCGGACCGTCATGAATTTTGATTTGATAGTTTGCCCCGCTGCGTGCCAGTTCCATGTGTTTATCGCCCGGCGCAATGTAGGCATGACCCGGCAGAACACGCTCGCCGTCCTCCGCCTCTTTCACGGTTATCTGACACAGCTTGTTCAGACGTTCAGCAAACGAGCGGGTAAAACCGGGCGGCATATGCTGCGTAATAATGACCGCCGGACTGGAGAGCGGCAGCGGTTGCAGCACATGGCGAATTGCCTCGGTGCCCCCCGTCGAGGCGCCAATCGCAATCAGTTTTTCCGAACTGAGCAGCGGTCCCGCCTTTAAGGTGACCGGCGCCGCAAGCGGTTTATGGGCTGTCAGACGTGCGCGTGACGCCGTGCGCACTTTCTCCGCAATCATCTCGCTGTAGGCCAGCATCCCTTCGCGGATCCCCAACTGCGGCTTGGTGACAAAATCGATCGCCCCCAGTTCCAGCGCCCGCAGTGTCACTTCCGAGCCTTTCCCCGTCAGCGACGACACCATCACCACCGGCATCGGACGCAGTCGCATCAGCTTTTCAAGAAAATCGAGGCCGTCCATCCGCGGCATTTCGACGTCCAGCGTCAGCACGTCAGGGTTATATTTCTTGATTAAATCCCGGGCGACGAGCGGATCGGGTGCGGTTGCCACCATCTCCATGTCGCTATAGCTGTTAATAATTTCGGTCATGATTTGACGCATCAATGCAGAATCATCGACCGACAACACCCTGATTTTACTCATGCTTTACCCTTACTTAGCGCATAAACCGTTTGACCGCGCAGGCTAAAGTCGCGCACGAGGTTACTAAAGTTCTCTGAATGCCCGGCAAACAGCAGACCATCAGGCTTAAGAAGAGGGACAAAACGGCGCAGAATGTCCTGCTGCGTCGTTTTATCGAAATAGATCATCACATTGCGGCAGAAAATGGCGTCGAACGGTCCCGGCACGTTGTACTGCTTATCGAGCAGGTTAATCACGGAAAACTCGACGTGGCTTGCCAGTTCCTGACGTACACGCACCAGCCCATCATGAGGACCGGTTCCGCGCATGAAATAACGCTGGAGCTGCTGCGGCGACAGGGTCTTCAGTTCGTCCAGGCGATAGATCCCGCTACGGGCCTTTTCCAGCACTTCGGTATCAATATCGCTGGCGAACACCTTCCAGCGCCCTGGCGCCATGCCCAGCGTATCGGCCAACGTAATGGCGATACTGTACGGCTCTTCACCGGTCGATGCCGCGGCGCTCCAGACCCGGTATTCGCCGCTGTGACGACGCGCGCTTTCCGCCAGTACCGGGAAATGGTGCCCTTCGCGGAAAAAAGCGGTCAGGTTAGTGGTCAACGAGTTGATAAAAGCCTGCCACTCTGCGCTGCTTTGATTCGCTTCCAGCACGCTGAGATAGTGACCAAAATCATCCATTCCCAGCGTACGCAGGCGACGGACCAGGCGGTTGTAAACCATGTCCCGCTTGTGGTCCGCCAGCACGATCCCCGCACGCTGGTAGATTAATTGACATATCCGACGAAAGTGCGCGTCGGACAGCGCAAGGCGCTGGGTCATCTGTAACAATAATGACGTTTGCCCGTTGGGCAGAGATGATGTCATAGCGCCTTCTCAATCACATTCAGGATACAACGGGCACAGCCTGCGGCGGTGCCGATTCTTGGTGTGTTACCACATGCTCTTCAAGTTTGAATACTGCTACACGGGCTGACAGCGTGTCGGCCTGATGCGCGAGTTGCCCGGTCGCGGCGGCGGCTTCTTCCACCAGCGCGGCGTTCTGTTGTGTCACCTGATCCATCTGGGTGACGGCCTGTGCCACCTGCTCTATTCCTCTGCGTTGTTCGTCTGACGCCGAGGCAATCTCGCCCATGATGTCGTTGACCCGGGTGACCGAGCTGACGATTTCCGTCATGGTACGGGCAGCCGTATCGACGAGTTGCGATCCCTGGTGGACGCGGTTCACCGACTCTTCAATTAACCCTTTAATCTCTTTTGCTGCCTGGGCGCTGCGGCTCGCCAGGTTTCGTACTTCTCCGGCAACCACAGCAAATCCACGCCCCTGCTCACCAGCACGCGCCGCTTCGACCGCCGCGTTGAGCGCCAGAATATTGGTCTGGAAGGCGATACCGTCTATCACCCCGATAATGTCGCCAATCTTTTGCGAACTGGCGGCAATCGCCTGCATCGTACTGGCGACTTTGGTGGTCTGTTCGCCGCCGGTTTTCGCCGTATCGGCGGCGCTTTTTGCCAGCCCGGAAGCCTGGCGCGCATTGTCGGCGTTTTGACCGACGGTAGCCGTTAACTGCTCCATGCTGGCCGCCGTCTGCGCCAATGACGCCGCCTGCTGCTCGGTGCGTGAGGAGAGATCGTTATTACCCATCGCGATTTCAGAAATCCCGGTGTGCATCGCCAGACTGCCCTGACGCACGTCGCTGACGGTTTCCCGCAGCGCCTGTTGCATCGCCTTCAGGCTGGCAAAGATCGCCGAAATCTCATTACGCCCGTAAACCGCAATCGGCCGCGCCAGGTTGCCCTCGGCAATGCTGTCAAAATGACTGCCGATAATCGCCAGCGGCTGGACGATCATTTTGCGCGA
The sequence above is drawn from the Citrobacter amalonaticus genome and encodes:
- the flhA gene encoding flagellar biosynthesis protein FlhA gives rise to the protein MANLVAMLRLPNNMKTTQWQILAGPILILLILSMMVLPLPAFILDLLFTFNIALSIMVLLVAMFTQRTLEFAAFPTILLFTTLLRLALNVASTRIILMEGHTGAAAAGKVVEAFGHFLVGGNFAIGIVVFVILVIINFMVITKGAGRIAEVGARFVLDGMPGKQMAIDADLNAGLIGEDEAKKRRSEVTQEADFYGSMDGASKFVRGDAIAGILIMVINVVGGLLVGVLQHGMSMGHAAESYTLLTIGDGLVAQIPALVISTAAGVIVTRVSTDQDVGEQMVGQLFSNPSVMLLSAAVLGLLGLVPGMPNLVFLMFTAALLGLAWWIRGREQKAPVEPQPTKVAENNSVVEATWNDVQLEDSLGMEVGYRLIPMVDFQQDGELLGRIRSIRKKFAQDMGFLPPVVHIRDNMDLQPAHYRILMKGVEIGSGDAYPGRWLAINPGTAAGTLPGEQTVDPAFGLDAIWIESALKEQAQIQGFTVVEASTVVATHLNHLIGQYAAELFGRQEAQQLLDRVSQEMPKLTEDLVPGVVTLTTLHKVLQNLLDEKVPIRDMRTILETLAEHAPLQSDPHELTAVVRVALGRAITQQWFPGNHEVNVIGLDTALERLLLQALQGGGGLEPGLADRLLAQTQEALSRQEMLGAPPVLLVNHALRPLLSRFLRRSLPQLVVLSNMELSDNRNIRMTATIGGK
- the flhB gene encoding flagellar biosynthesis protein FlhB, whose amino-acid sequence is MADENDNDDKTEAPTPHRLEKAREEGQIPRSRELTSLLILLVGVCIIWIGGESLARRLSGMLSAGLRFDHSMVNDPNLILGQIILLIKEAMIALLPLITGVVLVALISPVLLGGLVFSGKSLQPKFSKLNPLPGIKRMFSAQTGAELLKAILKSTLVGSVTAMYLWHNWPEMMRLMAESPRAAMGNALDLVGLCALLVVLGVIPMVGFDVIFQIMSHLKKLRMSRQDIRDEFKQNEGDPHVKGRIRQMQRQAASRRMMSDVPNADVIVTNPTHYSVALQYDENKMSAPKVVAKGAGLVALRIREIGAENKIPTLEAPPLARALYRHAEIGQQIPGQLYAAVAEVLAWVWQLKRWRLAGGERPPQPANLPVPEALDFMNEKTTDG
- a CDS encoding fimbrial protein, which codes for MRLTPLLIAASLLSLASMGSRADENNAGTIHFTGEIVDPSCTITGDSGKDSTVYLGSFAPSFFTGNGGKSDDAAFTITLAGCPVATTGLDRIQLTFKGITIVGHDDLLALTAGGATGVGISVSTEAAPTTNLNLTGADGQVYIPLQATSADISQNFVARYESYDATPITPGNAYADMTVNILYR
- a CDS encoding fimbrial biogenesis chaperone encodes the protein MKAPLLLILLTTSSSLFSLGSSAEGIQLGRTRVVYDANKKEAALPLINTEKELPWLVQSWVMNADNKTRAPFIITPPLFRLDPKSGQSLRVMRSETIATTDRESLYYLIVRMIPARDRKDEQSNALHLIYRTQIKLFYRPSGLSGTPEEACQNLRYSQSGNQLRIENSSAFYSVFDSVLVGNTQLRTADMVAPKSSVSLTFDAKTAAQSVSWRCINDYGGTTDKFTTSLKP
- a CDS encoding fimbria/pilus outer membrane usher protein: MSSSVLYARDFYFQPNSLEGGENTPQTTNLAIFDNPKAQLAGSYPSHILLNDRKIQEKTLAYVNAEDGSLVPLLTPKMLREWGIKVDDYPILASEPADKPLKHDLGTYIPAASAVFDFKLQNLHLSIPQIAVQKVNANAVDPSRWDAGVPVLFADYAFSGQDNLAHTQGQHSNQYLNLRSGANLGEWRLRNYGTWSNAADNQGWQNIATWIQHDVQTLKAQFIAGQSSTRGEVFDSLQFNGINIASDDEMLPNSERGYAPTLRGTAYSNAVVTVKQNGYTIYQQNVAPGAFEINDLAASTNSGDLELSVQEADGSVRTTIQPFSSIALMQRPSRLRFEATAGRYRADNGSNDKEPEFAQGSIIYGINNTFTAIGGLTTAQDYNAVNAGMGISLGNWGAISADVTAARSVLDSGNISSGQSWRVLYTGDFNPTNTHFSLSGYRYSSEGYYSFVEANQHQTKDSSDETRDHKRNRLQLNISQPVGAGNIYINGYQQNYWNNSRRDSSLSAGASYSLMGISYNLSLTWSTTSNSEDDRSLYLGLTIPLSHWLPDSWATYSLNNNQHGATTQNVGLNGSLLADNRLNYSLQQSRSNQSPQDSSSVYSTWYAQYGRLNAGYYTASDGSRQLSYGANGALVAHPRGITLSQPLGSQFAIVDADGAPGVSFQNQRGIHTDMFGNAIIPSISAYQENHINIDTTTLPDDVDSSNTSSTVVPSRNAAVVAHFSARRGYRALVTLVQSSGQPLPFGTMVTSEDGLLNGIADDQGVVYLAGLSGTVTLKAKWGNQERQRCIATITTGEEIPQNTDAADIKRMTAACKQGG
- a CDS encoding fimbrial protein — its product is MKQFRWAWLFTPHRLHVLILLSGLLPVLQAFGATTYLSGCFPTKGRVDVPLNYDLSAEDNYAGNRIQPTISFVFPSDPHAAQCSSCPGVTGTTTEKIYSYRTTPLPTGRTAKYGKLTNNLDIQISAFSDTVSGGGTAYLLETYPNQSPTTSLFEGDNSEATQSLCANSPVAGNPKRLFNWNKISLSLYIVNPIFGIETIPNQLLMSTSVCIFYGSGSCNFSKASVASEMYISGAINAPLSCTINAGSTINVDFETLASSNFTAPGAVPSGFTLRDVDIKFHCDSTAVSNSDKIKLTLSADQGVNDTGTGFIAKMIGRDDIGVRMYDSNDNGIPLDGSADFPIVLDGNGDGHIQMTAAPVATTSNKPDAGHFEGNVTVKMDIR